TGCGGGCGAAACTTTTCCATCCATACCCTAAATGGCGAGACACCGTATCGATAATCTCTGCGTCCACTTCGTCCAGGCTGTGCATCATTTGCGTTATGGTATTGGACAGCCGCAAGTTAGCCCATTTCACGCCGGATGTGCTCGACAAAGAACCGCTCGTCGAAGCACCTTCGTCCACCACGGCGGAATTGAACGTGTAATTGTTACCAATGTGCagattgtttgcatttcttaTCTGATACACCTGCATTCCGGTCGTGTTGGAAATGGACGTTTGTGGGGCTGTGAGCGTGTTGTGCTGCACATTGTTCACTACCGTTTGTGGTGGAGTTTGGTTTTCTCCTGCAATCGGCTGCAACGATTGTGGCGTGTTGTTCGGTACAAGAGCCAGGCTTTCCATTGCGGGTACCACCATTCCGATGTTTGCATTTCCATTTGGGAAATTCCCATTCTGCGTTGCGGGAGCATTGGCACCGGACATTGTCACTTCCTGGTGCGTATCTGTTTTTCGTCTTGGTGGTAATGGAGCAGCATCCGTTTCCAGCTTTGATGTATCATTTTTCTTAAATAGCGTTTCAATTATATTTGACAATTTCACCATTTCGTTGGTCGAAGCAAGtaaattaacgaaaaaaacgatgttcttttgttttgcctacGCTGTACGTGCGTATGGAACCAAAACACTTCTGCAACTAGCTGTCAATTGGAACAATGACTAATCGGTCAGTACACTTGGCGCAAACAGGATTTTAAAACGCTTTTCATAAAGTATAGGAAAATGTACCCAATGCAGTgattgtttgataaattaaaaaaaaaatctcccatgTTTTTGGataaaaattagaaaattttgaagaaattaCTCTTGGTGGTTTTGGTCGGGTAAGTTTGGCAACCATgctgatttgttttaattcactTTGCGTCAACACTGCCTATTCCTTGACAAACCATTGTGTAACGTAGCATTGTTTATCTTGCTTCCATTCTGAACAGTAAACAAGTGAAGAAAATTACAATTTGCCGGTAcaatgaaagtaaaagtgTGCTAAATTACTGCAAGCTGCTTCCGCGCTATGAACGTCCGACACGATCATATAGCGGTGTACacttttgtggtgtttttgttttcgttcagtTTGTTCTGCTACGGATTTTTCCCTTTATCCTTTTCTCCTTCGACGAAGGCCTCCTTTGACGAGCTACCTCAAACTATCGGGAATGCAAGGTATGTGGTATCCCACAATCGAAGTTTTGGGACGTTCTTACTTACTCTGTTACttgatttattttagtttcaaTGGCACCGATTACAAACCCCGTATTTCAAGAGCCATCCTGATGGTGATAGATGCCCTGCGGATGGATTTTGTGGTGCAGGAAGAAAACTTCCAATTCCTCAACCAACTCCTCAGCGATGGTAAAGCATGCCTGTACCGTCTGCAGGTCCATCCGCCGACGGTGACAATGCCGCGTATAAAGGCGATGACATCCGGTGCCATTCCCAGCTTTCTGGACGTGATTCTCAACCTGGGCAGTCCAGAAATGCAGCTAGACACCTTTCTGTACCAGATGAAGCAACGGCAGCAGAAAACCGTGTTCTATGGTGACAACACGTGGACTAACATGTTTCCGAACACTTTTCATCGTCGGGGTGAGAATACGGATTCGTTGTATGTTAACGATTTTTATAAGGTAATATTTTATATGTTGTCGAAAAATATGGGCATGtgagtttatttcatttcgtttcttgCAGGGTGatcaaaacataacaaagCTTCTAAATATGGAACTTCAGATGTACGATTGGAAGCTCATGATTCTCCACTATCTTGGATTAGATCATATTGGACACGTGGAAGGTCCTTACAGTGATAAAGTGCCGGGGAAGCTACAGGAAATGGATACAGTTATTAAAACCATCCATCAAACCATGGACAAATGGGTAAGTTGCAAATGGGTTTAAAAGCAAGGATAGCGCTAAAAATGATAATCTTTATCTTCCTTAATCTTCCAGAAACAAAAGTATTACACTAAGCCATTGCTAATTATTACCGGTGATCATGGTATGCGTGATTCCGGCGGGCATGGAGGCTCAACGCACCCGGAAACAATTGTGCCGGTCGTAATTGTAAGCGATCAATGTGCGAAGAGTGAAGATACATTCCTGCAAATCGATCTTGCACCCAGCATGTCCATCCTAATGGGTGTTGCAATACCGTACGCGTCCATCGGTTCCATGATTGATCCTGCCCTAAAGATGTTACATCGAAGGGATATGCTTTATGCGCTGTATTACAACACTCAAAGACTGGCCTCCAAAGTGGAAGCTATATTAAGGGATACATTTCAACAAACTGGTACGATCGATTGAATTTTGTTGTAGAATTACAGGATTTTAACTTATtccttttgccatttttttagaAGTCCACAAATCATACGAAGAAGCGAAAAACCTGCATCAACTATTTCTGCAGGATACGACTGATGTTTCCGCCTACAAACGTGCCCTTCTGCTTTACACATCCGTGTCGAAAAACCTAACTCAGCTGCTTATTTCCAGCTACATACGATACGATATCGTGTTCATCCTTGTTGGAACGATTATGGCACTTTTATGTGCGGCCATTGCAATCACCCAACTACTGCAGCACGACACCACAGCAACCGCGTTACCTTTGCACCCAAAACTGTTTCCCAGCATCAATTGTGTGCTGTTGAGTTTTCTGCTGCTGAAGCTTTTGTCGTTTGAAAAGGAATCCGTCCAGGAGGCGACACATACATTTCACGCCGTAATAGTCCTGCTGTCTGTAGTGTATTTCACTCTCTGGGTGATATTGACCCATTTGCTGAAGGGTGTAAAAGCACCCGCTGTGATGTGGTTCCTTGATGGTACATCGTTTCTGTCACCATTCATTTGGTGCGGTGTAGGTTTCCATTGCATTTCTCTCGCAAGCAGTTCTTTCGTCGAGGAAGAACATCAAACGTGGTACTATTTTACCAGCAGCGTTATGGTGCTGCTCACGCTGAAGCAGCTGAACGTAATGAACAGTACGATCGGTGTGATTAAGCACACCAAAACCGATCCATCGCTGGTGGAAGTGTGCAAGGAAGAGCGTAGCATATTCTGTGTCGCTTCGATAGCCTTCGTCTGCATTCACGTGCTTGTACGGCGCTTTAATCAAACGGGTGACAAATGGCAACATATTCCCGATGTTGGCGATTGGTTATCGAAGGATGAGCATAAGGTTTGGCTTAGTATAACCATGTTCGTTGGCTTGTGTTACTTGGTGTATCAAATTTGCTACATGGCAGGATTGCTTACCACCGTACTGTCGATGACTGCGTCCATGCTCATCTACTACTACCGTGCAGCGTCTGGCACTGTGAGCATCTTCGGACTAAGCGCATCCAAGTAAATATCCACACGGACATTGCTGACCAGTAGAACGATATTTAACGAAACGATTTTCATTCCAGCTCGTCCATTTGTCTCACGATATTTTGGATCAATTTGGTGGAAATATTCTTCATCGGATTCCTACCCATGATGTACCGTGCGATTGTGACACGCACCACTCCAACGCGCTCCAGTGAACTGTACAGTAACTGCATTATCATGGTTGCATTACTGTCTGCCTTGTTGCACAAACCACACAACGTGCTGCTAGTGGGCACTCTTTTTGCTACGAGTAGATTTCTAACGGAGCGCATAGATCGCATCGCGGACGATAAGTACTGTAGCGTAATGCTGAAAGTTATTACCCATTATTGGCTAGGAAAAACATTCTACTTCTATCAGGTACTGTCGGGCAGTTTCGATATTGTAGTAAGCGAATAAGCATCACCTAAACATGTTTTGCAGGGCAACTCGAACAGTTTGGCTACAATCGATCTCAATGCCGGGTACGTGGGACTGAACAAGTTCGATATCATTCGAGTCGGATTGTTCCTGACGCTTCATACCTTTAGTGCGCCTATTTTAAGCTTTCTGCTACTGCTTCATCACATTTTCTTGGACAATGAGCGGGACGTTAGGTATGTACATGAAACAATCGCTTATGCACCGTTcgccaatgttttttttgcttccgcaGGCAACAACACCGGTCCGAAACGAGGAACAACATACGGGAGCGGATTCTTACCCTGCTAAACGTTCTTATTACGGTACCAGTGAGTTTTTTCCTTGCGGTAGCCACAATATTGCGCGATCACATATTTGTGTGGACCGTATTTTCGCCAAAGATCATCTATGAGTACTTTACCGTGTGGTTGGTACTAATTCAGGTAATTCTAGTCATCTCGCTGCTGCCAAAGCCAATGAGCTCCggtgtgtgaaagtgtttcatgtaaaaaaaagcagaatataaaataaactttcatggggattttttctatttatgtACATACTTCACtgcttttatttcttctttcggtCAACTAAATCCACAACTCAAGTGAATATCTCGTAAATAACAACAGGAAGGTAAAGGATAAGACAGTCTTTTTTAATAAACCTTATTTCTTAAGCATCAATAAAAATTAAGTAGTCAAATTTGTTGCCAGCACAATACAACACACATCTACCGCAGTTTGCTAGCTTGCAGTGCAAAATGCACGTCGTCCGTGCTAATGTTTAGCAAAATTTTCTGATAAATATCGTTCCTGCCGCCCTCACATATGAGTATGCGGGACGCAGTCAACCGTGCACAAATACCCATTGCCCTGCCGGGGTTCGGTACGCTAATGCCCGAAAATGCAGCCAGCGATTCCAGCTGTGCATAAACCCCAAGGAAGTTACATTCCTCAATCCCCGTACGCGTCACTTCGGCAGTAACGGCCTGCAAAAATAGTTGTTCCATGCGTGACAAGCTGCGTATTGTTCGTACCTTGGCACTCGTGATCATTTCCGTCAACGCCTGCTGCACGTGTGTCATTGAAACCGTCACGGACTGATCGGTTTTTCTAGCTTGATCGTCCGCCAGTTCGGTAGCTCGGCGGCAAATATCCAACGCACGGCGTGCGTCACCAGAAACAGCCGCGACCTTACGTGCTACCAGCTGAACAGCGTCGCTATTGAAGGAACTCATGCCTACCAGACGCGCCATCACTATCATCTGCAACTGGCGGAAGTTGTACGGTTGGAAGGTGAGCCGGGTAAGCCCGAGACGGGATGAAATTTTCCCCATCAATAAACGCTCCGGAAGATCCATGGTGTTGGCGATCGTGACAACGATCAGTTGAGCCGTAGCTAGGGTAGGCCAGTTCAGTATGTTGTACACCACATCCTGACGCTTGTTGCAAAGTATGTCCAGCTCGTCGACCAGCAGCACTGTCGTAATGCGTCGAGGAGCTTTGGTGGTGAATCGCTTATTCAACAAATTGTACGCTTGTTCCCATGCCAGTGTCTTCCCGGTCAGCTGCCGATGGATGTGAACATATGCCTGCCGTGGCTCGGTCAGTCTCATACCATTGATGTCGATAAACTCAAATTTGGGTATATGCTCTTCCTCCGATAGATGCCTAAGCGCTCGTATAACAGCCGTCGTGGTGGCCGTTTTGCCCGTTCCAGGAACTCCGGAAATGTACATACAACCACCGCAGCCATCAAAAATTTTACCCTCCAAAAAGTTGTAGATCTCTTCGTACTCCTTCTCACGACACGGAAGGCTACTCGGTATGGCCGATACGTGTAGACGCTCGCGAGCTAGTGCCAGTTCGTTCGCACCATCCCCTATCGGAGCCGTTCGCGAGGCGATCGTTGGCTTGATGGTACCGTCGCGGATGAGTTTCATTTTGCTGGCGCTTTTTGGAGTATATTTAGTGGCGCTCGACTTGCTACTACTGCTCGTACCAAGCGAGGATCGGATGGATCGCTTAGGTGTTTTAGGTTCTTCTACCGGCTCTGGATTCGCTTTCTTAGGCGATAGCTCGAGCAGACGCGATACACGACGTCCGTTCGAACATTCCTCAACAATGTTCGAAAGTTGTATGTTTCGTTTCGGAGTACCGGTGGGTTGCAGAGCTTTACTGTTTGGTGTTTTCAGGATGCTTTTCCTGTGCGAGTGTCCCGTCGGTGTACTCACCAGTTCGACATCGGATGGAAGCAGTGATTTACGACACTTAGGTGGAGAGACATGGTCGTGGGAAACAGCAGAAGTCGTAACACGCTTTCGCAGGGATCGAGGTGTGTCAGGATTTTTCTGATTCTCCGAGAGACGCAGTTTGATCTTTATCTCCTGTTCGTTGTTCCTTGTACCATCTCGGACAATCGAGTAATTGAGACATTCATCATCGGTGCCACTGTTGGATGCGTTGGATACGCTTGCCTTGCTGCTTAGCCGTAAGCTCACACCGCTTCGACGACCTTTCTGCAACTTTCTCTTTTTGTC
This Anopheles marshallii chromosome 3, idAnoMarsDA_429_01, whole genome shotgun sequence DNA region includes the following protein-coding sequences:
- the LOC128712264 gene encoding protein immune deficiency, which translates into the protein MVKLSNIIETLFKKNDTSKLETDAAPLPPRRKTDTHQEVTMSGANAPATQNGNFPNGNANIGMVVPAMESLALVPNNTPQSLQPIAGENQTPPQTVVNNVQHNTLTAPQTSISNTTGMQVYQIRNANNLHIGNNYTFNSAVVDEGASTSGSLSSTSGVKWANLRLSNTITQMMHSLDEVDAEIIDTVSRHLGYGWKSFARKLEYSEGQIDAFEADNSTLAEQIYSFVLDWTRNDDDPTLGRLVSLLWDNKHKETVYYIKQVWKQRKADNASG
- the LOC128713130 gene encoding origin recognition complex subunit 1 — protein: MNKTKLHNNNKLNLPISWVGKQYQPDINVVKHHFTAFYPKCIFGALTLEVGNFVLVSDMDAAEPDSVDGCDVARIVHLYEVLNADCSNMDPCRAIVEWYSRPAALPKLLTRDENFTFDKREVIADSRFSPDISIETIFNLCTVEHVSTQVDLKELQRVKSSARCPAFFARYKLVKSTVRKWNLEPLIPIPEAVTPRKRRSMYDRSNQPALETPKTPKLKLTRSKSMESVATLTPQQKSKLIEDCWAVKIVDVRQNIHQITDILSEIEISDNEDKKRKLQKGRRSGVSLRLSSKASVSNASNSGTDDECLNYSIVRDGTRNNEQEIKIKLRLSENQKNPDTPRSLRKRVTTSAVSHDHVSPPKCRKSLLPSDVELVSTPTGHSHRKSILKTPNSKALQPTGTPKRNIQLSNIVEECSNGRRVSRLLELSPKKANPEPVEEPKTPKRSIRSSLGTSSSSKSSATKYTPKSASKMKLIRDGTIKPTIASRTAPIGDGANELALARERLHVSAIPSSLPCREKEYEEIYNFLEGKIFDGCGGCMYISGVPGTGKTATTTAVIRALRHLSEEEHIPKFEFIDINGMRLTEPRQAYVHIHRQLTGKTLAWEQAYNLLNKRFTTKAPRRITTVLLVDELDILCNKRQDVVYNILNWPTLATAQLIVVTIANTMDLPERLLMGKISSRLGLTRLTFQPYNFRQLQMIVMARLVGMSSFNSDAVQLVARKVAAVSGDARRALDICRRATELADDQARKTDQSVTVSMTHVQQALTEMITSAKVRTIRSLSRMEQLFLQAVTAEVTRTGIEECNFLGVYAQLESLAAFSGISVPNPGRAMGICARLTASRILICEGGRNDIYQKILLNISTDDVHFALQASKLR
- the LOC128713897 gene encoding GPI ethanolamine phosphate transferase 2, translating into MNVRHDHIAVYTFVVFLFSFSLFCYGFFPLSFSPSTKASFDELPQTIGNASFNGTDYKPRISRAILMVIDALRMDFVVQEENFQFLNQLLSDGKACLYRLQVHPPTVTMPRIKAMTSGAIPSFLDVILNLGSPEMQLDTFLYQMKQRQQKTVFYGDNTWTNMFPNTFHRRGENTDSLYVNDFYKGDQNITKLLNMELQMYDWKLMILHYLGLDHIGHVEGPYSDKVPGKLQEMDTVIKTIHQTMDKWKQKYYTKPLLIITGDHGMRDSGGHGGSTHPETIVPVVIVSDQCAKSEDTFLQIDLAPSMSILMGVAIPYASIGSMIDPALKMLHRRDMLYALYYNTQRLASKVEAILRDTFQQTEVHKSYEEAKNLHQLFLQDTTDVSAYKRALLLYTSVSKNLTQLLISSYIRYDIVFILVGTIMALLCAAIAITQLLQHDTTATALPLHPKLFPSINCVLLSFLLLKLLSFEKESVQEATHTFHAVIVLLSVVYFTLWVILTHLLKGVKAPAVMWFLDGTSFLSPFIWCGVGFHCISLASSSFVEEEHQTWYYFTSSVMVLLTLKQLNVMNSTIGVIKHTKTDPSLVEVCKEERSIFCVASIAFVCIHVLVRRFNQTGDKWQHIPDVGDWLSKDEHKVWLSITMFVGLCYLVYQICYMAGLLTTVLSMTASMLIYYYRAASGTVSIFGLSASNSSICLTIFWINLVEIFFIGFLPMMYRAIVTRTTPTRSSELYSNCIIMVALLSALLHKPHNVLLVGTLFATSRFLTERIDRIADDKYCSVMLKVITHYWLGKTFYFYQGNSNSLATIDLNAGYVGLNKFDIIRVGLFLTLHTFSAPILSFLLLLHHIFLDNERDVRQQHRSETRNNIRERILTLLNVLITVPVSFFLAVATILRDHIFVWTVFSPKIIYEYFTVWLVLIQVILVISLLPKPMSSGV